A genomic segment from Streptosporangium roseum DSM 43021 encodes:
- a CDS encoding BMP family lipoprotein has translation MLQNRFGKLAATALTGSMLMGAAACGGSEPATTAKPSEGASSAAPAAAGAKVGLAYDIGGRGDQSFNDAAAAGLDKAKPELGLAEAKEIEASNGETEAAKEERLRLLASGGYNPIVAIGFAYSGPVKKVAAEFPDVKFAIVDDAAATGANISNLLFAEHEGSFLIGAAAALKSKKNHVGFVGGVEVPLIKKFEAGFVAGAKAVKADVKIDVNYLSQPPEFSGFNDPAKGKTAATGMFDAGADVVYHAAGGSGGGVFEAAKAAKGLAIGVDSDQAKTAAADVQSVIVTSMIKKVDVAVFDFLKSFSTGAVKAGPQVYDLKAGGVDYSTTGGQVDDIKAKLDEYKQKIISGEITVPDKTS, from the coding sequence TTGCTTCAGAACCGATTCGGCAAGCTGGCGGCGACGGCACTGACGGGCAGCATGCTCATGGGAGCCGCGGCGTGTGGTGGAAGCGAGCCGGCCACGACGGCCAAGCCGAGCGAGGGCGCCAGCAGTGCCGCCCCCGCCGCGGCGGGCGCGAAGGTCGGTCTCGCCTATGACATCGGCGGCCGTGGCGACCAGTCGTTCAACGACGCCGCCGCCGCCGGCCTGGACAAGGCCAAGCCCGAGCTCGGCCTGGCCGAGGCCAAGGAGATCGAGGCCAGCAACGGCGAGACCGAGGCGGCCAAGGAGGAGCGGCTGCGCCTGCTCGCCTCCGGCGGCTACAACCCGATCGTCGCCATCGGCTTCGCCTACTCCGGGCCGGTGAAGAAGGTCGCCGCCGAGTTCCCGGACGTCAAGTTCGCGATCGTCGACGACGCCGCCGCGACGGGCGCCAACATCTCCAATCTGCTCTTCGCCGAGCACGAGGGCTCCTTCCTCATCGGCGCCGCCGCGGCGCTGAAGTCGAAGAAGAACCACGTGGGCTTCGTCGGCGGCGTCGAGGTCCCCCTGATCAAGAAGTTCGAGGCGGGGTTCGTCGCCGGGGCCAAGGCCGTCAAGGCCGACGTCAAGATCGACGTGAACTACCTGAGCCAGCCGCCGGAGTTCAGCGGCTTCAACGACCCGGCCAAGGGCAAGACGGCGGCCACGGGCATGTTCGACGCGGGCGCCGACGTGGTCTACCACGCCGCCGGCGGCTCCGGCGGCGGCGTGTTCGAGGCCGCGAAGGCCGCCAAGGGCCTGGCCATCGGTGTCGACTCCGACCAGGCCAAGACCGCGGCCGCCGACGTGCAGAGCGTGATCGTGACCTCCATGATCAAGAAGGTCGACGTCGCCGTCTTCGACTTCCTGAAGAGCTTCAGCACCGGTGCGGTGAAGGCCGGCCCCCAGGTCTACGACCTCAAGGCCGGAGGCGTCGACTACTCCACCACCGGTGGCCAGGTCGACGACATCAAGGCCAAGCTCGACGAGTACAAGCAGAAGATCATTTCCGGCGAGATCACCGTGCCGGACAAGACCTCCTGA
- a CDS encoding MarR family transcriptional regulator, producing MSEEYAVRAWRDVLAKHAAAACALERELSERHQLGMSEFEVLERMVEGGRERYRVQEVADAVHLSQSACSRLIARLEKSGLVCRGMCEDDRRGVFVLITDEGRERHAAALSTHRTVLADIFEPGQPTRSGQPTRCEQSTRSGRAAAQA from the coding sequence ATGAGCGAGGAGTACGCCGTCCGCGCGTGGCGAGATGTGCTGGCCAAACATGCCGCGGCCGCCTGCGCGCTGGAGCGTGAGCTCTCCGAGAGACACCAGCTCGGGATGAGCGAGTTCGAGGTCCTGGAGCGGATGGTCGAGGGCGGCCGGGAGAGATACCGGGTCCAGGAGGTGGCCGACGCGGTCCACCTGAGCCAGAGTGCCTGCTCGCGGCTGATCGCCCGCCTGGAGAAGTCGGGACTGGTCTGCCGGGGAATGTGCGAGGACGACCGGCGGGGCGTCTTCGTGCTCATCACCGATGAGGGCCGCGAGCGTCACGCGGCGGCGCTGTCCACCCACCGCACCGTGCTGGCGGACATCTTCGAGCCCGGACAGCCCACACGCTCCGGGCAGCCCACACGGTGCGAGCAGTCCACACGGTCCGGGCGCGCCGCCGCCCAAGCCTGA
- a CDS encoding peptide ligase PGM1-related protein, translated as MITNIPFGEKHSRLSIFEPNEGTLVVIPSLSLPQDELRRITGALCYEERLLFLLLTLRQPDVEVVYLSSVPVDTAIVDYYLGFLDDPDEARTRLQMISLDEPRTGPLTMSLLHRPDVIARIRAALGRTAGAWMVPFVVSEAEERLAEILGLPIYGPATSLAHLGSKSGGRMIAEEAGVPMARGFADLRSLTEVEHAARALSPRSKLMVKLNNSYSGLGNAVVIKDERPLTACHTSFSAADENWTTFAEKIAERGAVIEEFIEDRPLHSPSALARITPGGAYDVVATHEQLLGGPNGDLYQGCAFPARPEYRAQVGECAERIARVLAGRGVVGLFGMDFFAVKTDAGYRALLCEINLRIGGTTHPFGAALLTTGASYDPGTGTLVHGGRSKYYVATDNCTAACLRGRTPAEVVKLIDDRGLGFDREARTGNVLHLLGAVPEYGKLGFTSIGDSAEEAAELHRRTLRALNQSA; from the coding sequence ATGATCACTAATATCCCGTTCGGGGAGAAGCATTCCAGATTAAGCATCTTCGAACCGAACGAGGGGACCCTGGTGGTCATCCCGTCACTCTCGCTTCCCCAGGACGAGCTGCGCAGGATCACCGGCGCCCTGTGCTACGAGGAGCGGCTGCTGTTCCTCCTGCTCACCCTCAGGCAGCCGGACGTCGAAGTCGTCTACCTGTCCTCCGTTCCGGTGGACACCGCGATCGTGGACTACTACCTGGGCTTCCTCGACGACCCCGACGAGGCGCGCACCCGCCTGCAAATGATCAGTTTGGACGAGCCGCGCACGGGGCCGCTCACCATGTCGCTGCTGCACCGCCCGGATGTCATCGCGCGGATCCGCGCGGCGCTCGGCCGTACGGCGGGCGCCTGGATGGTGCCGTTCGTGGTCAGTGAGGCCGAGGAGCGGCTCGCCGAGATCCTCGGCCTGCCGATCTACGGCCCGGCCACCTCGCTGGCCCACCTCGGGTCCAAGAGCGGCGGACGCATGATCGCCGAGGAGGCGGGGGTGCCGATGGCCCGGGGCTTCGCCGACCTGCGGTCGCTGACCGAGGTGGAGCACGCGGCCCGCGCGCTGAGCCCCAGGTCCAAGCTGATGGTCAAGCTCAACAACAGCTACTCCGGGCTGGGCAACGCCGTCGTGATCAAGGACGAGCGGCCGCTCACCGCCTGCCACACGAGCTTCTCGGCGGCGGACGAGAACTGGACGACGTTCGCCGAGAAGATCGCCGAGCGGGGCGCGGTGATCGAGGAGTTCATCGAGGACCGGCCGCTGCACTCCCCCAGCGCCCTGGCCAGGATCACCCCCGGCGGCGCCTATGACGTGGTCGCCACCCACGAGCAGCTTCTCGGCGGCCCGAACGGCGACCTCTACCAGGGCTGCGCCTTCCCCGCCCGGCCGGAGTACCGGGCCCAGGTGGGCGAGTGCGCCGAGCGGATCGCCCGGGTCCTCGCGGGCCGGGGCGTGGTGGGCCTGTTCGGCATGGACTTCTTCGCCGTCAAGACCGACGCCGGCTACCGGGCCCTGCTGTGCGAGATCAACCTGCGGATCGGGGGCACCACGCACCCGTTCGGCGCCGCCCTGCTCACCACCGGCGCCTCCTACGATCCCGGCACCGGCACGCTCGTGCACGGCGGCCGGTCGAAGTACTACGTGGCGACCGACAACTGCACCGCCGCCTGCCTGCGGGGCCGTACGCCCGCGGAGGTCGTCAAGCTGATCGACGACAGGGGTCTCGGCTTCGACCGCGAGGCCCGCACGGGCAACGTGCTGCACCTGCTCGGCGCGGTCCCGGAGTACGGCAAGCTCGGTTTCACCAGCATCGGCGACTCGGCCGAGGAGGCCGCCGAGCTACACCGGAGGACCCTGCGGGCGCTTAACCAGTCCGCGTAG
- a CDS encoding ABC transporter ATP-binding protein, translated as MSTSTPAVELEGITKRFPGVVANRDISLSVQQGHVHAVVGENGAGKSTLMKILYGMQRPDEGEIRVNGTVTSFRTPADAIAAGVGMVHQHFMLADNLTVLENVILGSEPRSGGVAINFGAARKKIRQISDSYGLGVDPDATVEDLGVGARQRVEILKVLYRGARILILDEPTAVLVPQEVDELFDNLRELVREGLTIIFISHKLDEVLAVADAITVIRRGTTVASVSPRGVTARQLAELMVGSELPSPETRESTVTDVVALSVRGLAVHSAEDRCIVDDVSFEIRRGEVLGIAGVEGNGQAELVEAIMGMRAAEGEIRLSEHDISAWSTLRRREAGIGYIPEDRHRHGLLLEAPLWENRILGHQTRRPNVKGPWIDRAGARKDTQRIVEEYDVRTPGIDVDAAALSGGNQQKLIVGREMSGEPAFLIASHPTRGVDVGAQAAIWDHLRAARAAGLAVLLISADLDELIGLSDTLKVILRGRIVADVDPRTVTPEQLGSAMTGAGEAA; from the coding sequence ATCAGCACCTCGACCCCGGCCGTCGAACTCGAGGGGATCACGAAACGATTCCCCGGCGTCGTGGCCAACCGCGACATCTCCCTATCTGTGCAGCAGGGGCACGTGCATGCCGTCGTCGGCGAGAACGGCGCGGGCAAGTCCACCCTCATGAAGATCTTGTACGGCATGCAGCGTCCCGACGAGGGCGAGATCCGCGTCAACGGAACGGTCACAAGCTTTCGAACCCCGGCGGACGCGATCGCGGCAGGCGTCGGCATGGTCCACCAGCACTTCATGCTGGCCGACAACCTCACCGTGCTGGAGAACGTGATTCTCGGCAGCGAGCCTCGCAGCGGCGGGGTCGCGATCAACTTCGGTGCCGCCCGCAAGAAGATCAGGCAGATCTCCGACTCCTACGGTCTCGGCGTCGACCCCGACGCCACGGTCGAGGACCTGGGCGTCGGCGCCCGGCAGCGGGTGGAGATCCTGAAGGTCCTCTACCGCGGCGCCCGGATCCTCATCCTCGACGAGCCGACCGCCGTGCTCGTGCCGCAGGAGGTCGACGAGCTCTTCGACAACCTGCGCGAGCTGGTCCGCGAGGGCCTCACGATCATCTTCATCTCGCACAAGCTGGACGAGGTGCTCGCGGTCGCAGACGCCATCACCGTCATCCGGCGCGGCACGACCGTGGCCAGCGTGTCCCCCCGGGGCGTGACCGCCAGGCAACTGGCCGAGCTCATGGTCGGCAGCGAGCTGCCCAGCCCGGAGACCCGCGAGTCCACGGTCACCGACGTGGTGGCGCTGTCGGTGCGCGGCCTGGCCGTCCACTCGGCGGAGGACCGCTGCATCGTGGACGACGTCAGTTTCGAGATCCGCAGGGGCGAGGTGCTCGGCATCGCCGGTGTCGAGGGCAACGGCCAGGCCGAGCTGGTCGAGGCCATCATGGGCATGCGCGCCGCCGAGGGTGAGATCCGCCTCAGCGAGCACGACATCTCCGCGTGGTCGACGCTGCGCCGCCGCGAGGCCGGCATCGGCTACATCCCCGAGGACCGCCACCGGCACGGCCTGCTGCTTGAGGCCCCGCTCTGGGAGAACCGGATCCTCGGCCACCAGACGCGGCGGCCCAACGTCAAGGGCCCCTGGATCGACCGCGCGGGCGCCCGCAAGGACACTCAGCGCATCGTCGAGGAGTACGACGTCCGGACGCCCGGCATCGACGTGGACGCCGCGGCCCTGTCCGGCGGCAACCAGCAGAAGCTGATCGTCGGCCGCGAGATGAGCGGGGAGCCCGCCTTCCTGATCGCCTCCCACCCGACGCGCGGTGTGGACGTCGGTGCCCAGGCCGCGATCTGGGACCACCTGCGGGCCGCCCGCGCCGCGGGCCTGGCCGTACTGCTGATCTCGGCGGATCTGGACGAGCTCATCGGCCTGTCGGACACACTGAAGGTGATTCTGCGCGGTCGCATCGTCGCGGACGTGGACCCGCGGACGGTGACGCCCGAGCAGCTCGGGTCGGCCATGACCGGTGCTGGAGAGGCGGCATGA
- a CDS encoding cytidine deaminase yields MNIDWAALKAEAVRAMANAYAPYSKFPVGAAALVDDGRIVSGCNVENASYGVGLCAECGLVSALQATGGGRLVAFTCVDGHEELLMPCGRCRQLLYEFGGAGLLVETVDGPKPMAEILPYAFGPEDLSRGA; encoded by the coding sequence ATGAACATCGACTGGGCAGCCCTCAAGGCGGAGGCCGTACGGGCCATGGCGAACGCCTACGCCCCCTACTCCAAGTTCCCCGTCGGCGCCGCCGCGCTGGTGGACGACGGCCGGATCGTGTCCGGCTGCAACGTGGAGAACGCCTCCTACGGCGTCGGGCTGTGCGCGGAGTGCGGGCTGGTGTCCGCGCTGCAGGCCACCGGCGGCGGCCGGCTGGTCGCCTTCACCTGCGTGGACGGGCACGAGGAGCTGCTCATGCCGTGCGGGCGGTGCCGCCAGCTCCTGTACGAGTTCGGCGGTGCCGGGCTGCTCGTGGAGACCGTGGACGGTCCCAAGCCGATGGCGGAGATCCTGCCGTACGCCTTCGGGCCCGAAGATCTGAGCCGGGGGGCTTGA
- a CDS encoding ABC transporter permease, with amino-acid sequence MSPAESSFADRLLGRVRLGGLLSLAAPLLAIVFAGLVTSIVLLVTGDPPLETLGTMVDYGVQPRSIVLTLNSATTYYLSALAVAIGFRMNLFNIGVDGQYRLAALVAAAVGGAVVLPAPLHIALVIFVAMVVGAGWASIAGLLRVKRGVSEVISTIMLNAIATALGAWLLHKDRFAVEVSGSNNIGTKPIAESGRVPGMAIIPGTEAKVFGLIVLAIVMGILYYVLLNRTRFGFELRATGRSESAAVASGVNVKKMILLAMILSGAMAGLVGMPQLLGASYSYSLDFPTGLGFTGIAIALLGRNHPVGIAFGALLWAFLDTSSGILQLHEISPEIVIIMQGTIVLSVIIAYELVHRYRVAAGQRRASKELASGTPAQAEGASA; translated from the coding sequence ATGAGCCCCGCGGAGTCGAGCTTCGCCGACCGGCTGCTCGGCCGGGTCCGGCTCGGCGGCCTGCTCTCGCTCGCCGCGCCGCTCCTCGCCATCGTGTTCGCCGGGCTGGTCACCTCGATCGTCCTGCTGGTCACGGGTGACCCGCCCCTGGAGACGCTGGGCACCATGGTCGACTACGGCGTGCAGCCGCGCTCGATCGTGTTGACCCTGAACTCCGCGACGACCTACTACCTGTCCGCGCTGGCGGTGGCGATCGGGTTCCGGATGAACCTGTTCAACATCGGCGTCGACGGCCAGTACCGCCTGGCGGCGCTCGTCGCGGCGGCCGTGGGCGGTGCGGTCGTCCTGCCCGCCCCGCTGCACATCGCCCTCGTCATCTTCGTCGCCATGGTGGTCGGCGCGGGATGGGCGTCCATCGCGGGCCTGCTCAGGGTCAAGCGCGGCGTCAGCGAGGTCATCTCCACGATCATGCTGAACGCCATCGCCACCGCACTCGGTGCCTGGCTGCTCCACAAGGATCGTTTCGCGGTCGAGGTCTCGGGCAGCAACAACATCGGCACCAAGCCGATCGCCGAGTCCGGCAGGGTGCCCGGCATGGCGATCATCCCCGGCACCGAAGCCAAGGTGTTCGGTCTCATCGTCCTGGCGATCGTCATGGGGATCCTGTACTACGTGCTGCTCAACCGGACCCGCTTCGGCTTCGAGCTGCGCGCCACCGGCCGCTCCGAGTCGGCCGCGGTGGCCAGCGGTGTCAACGTCAAGAAGATGATCCTCCTCGCGATGATCCTGTCCGGCGCGATGGCGGGCCTGGTCGGCATGCCCCAGTTGCTCGGCGCCTCCTACAGCTACAGCCTGGACTTCCCCACGGGGCTGGGCTTCACCGGCATCGCGATCGCGCTGCTCGGCCGTAACCATCCCGTCGGCATCGCCTTCGGCGCCCTGCTGTGGGCCTTCCTCGACACCTCGTCGGGCATCCTGCAGCTGCACGAGATCTCCCCGGAGATCGTCATCATCATGCAGGGCACGATCGTGCTCTCGGTCATCATCGCCTACGAACTGGTTCACCGTTACCGCGTCGCAGCCGGGCAACGCCGGGCGAGCAAGGAACTGGCGAGCGGGACCCCGGCCCAGGCTGAAGGAGCGTCAGCATGA
- a CDS encoding ABC transporter permease yields the protein MSAVTLAEAPLEEPTKPVKFKLTWQVLLLALGGLVVLLSFARAVTGAVDLTSAGAINAAVALAVPIGLAGLGGLWAERAGVVNIGLEGMMILGTWFGAWGAIHFANPWAGVIAGAIGGALGGLLHAIATVTFGVDHIISGVAINILGLGVTQFLSKVTFAEMPGGGDSQSPPVPKPGTVSLPGIGDPLATLEAKQWFLLSDVAGILRGLTTNVSLFTILAILLIPLTFYVLWRTAFGLRLRSCGERPVAAESLGVNVYYYKYVAVIVSGAFAGLGGAFLSLVAASAYREGQTGGRGFIGLAAMIFGNWRPGGLAAGATLFGYTDALQLRRGGESVHALLLVVAVLIAGVAVYQLVRQNRARAALITGVAAIAVFVMFAMTDTIPPQFTSVTPHITTLLVLSLAAQRLRPPAANGVSYRRGQAK from the coding sequence GTGAGCGCTGTGACCCTGGCGGAGGCTCCGCTGGAGGAGCCTACGAAGCCCGTCAAGTTCAAGCTCACCTGGCAGGTCCTCCTGCTCGCCCTGGGCGGGCTCGTCGTCCTGCTGTCCTTCGCCCGGGCCGTCACCGGCGCCGTCGACCTCACCTCGGCGGGTGCGATCAACGCGGCCGTCGCGCTGGCCGTACCGATCGGCCTGGCCGGGCTCGGCGGACTGTGGGCCGAACGGGCCGGCGTGGTCAACATCGGCCTTGAAGGCATGATGATCCTGGGCACCTGGTTCGGCGCCTGGGGGGCGATCCACTTCGCCAACCCCTGGGCGGGCGTCATCGCAGGTGCGATCGGTGGGGCCCTCGGTGGCCTGCTGCACGCGATCGCCACGGTGACGTTCGGGGTGGACCACATCATCTCCGGCGTCGCGATCAACATCCTGGGCCTGGGCGTCACCCAGTTCCTGTCCAAGGTCACCTTCGCCGAGATGCCGGGCGGCGGCGACTCCCAGTCACCTCCCGTGCCCAAGCCGGGCACCGTGAGCCTGCCGGGGATCGGAGATCCGCTGGCCACGCTGGAGGCCAAGCAGTGGTTCCTGCTGTCCGACGTGGCGGGCATCCTGCGGGGCCTGACGACGAACGTCTCGCTCTTCACCATTCTGGCGATCCTGCTGATCCCGCTGACGTTCTACGTGCTCTGGCGCACGGCGTTCGGCCTGCGGCTGCGCTCCTGCGGCGAGCGCCCGGTGGCGGCGGAGTCGCTGGGCGTCAACGTGTACTACTACAAGTACGTCGCGGTGATCGTCTCCGGCGCCTTCGCCGGCCTCGGCGGCGCGTTCCTGTCCCTGGTGGCCGCCAGCGCCTACCGCGAGGGGCAGACCGGTGGTCGCGGCTTCATCGGCCTCGCCGCCATGATCTTCGGTAACTGGCGGCCGGGCGGACTGGCGGCCGGTGCGACGCTGTTCGGCTACACCGACGCGCTCCAGCTCCGCCGGGGCGGTGAGTCGGTGCACGCGCTGCTGCTGGTGGTGGCTGTTCTGATCGCCGGCGTGGCGGTCTACCAGCTCGTCAGGCAGAACCGCGCCAGGGCGGCCCTGATCACCGGTGTCGCGGCGATCGCGGTGTTCGTCATGTTCGCCATGACCGACACCATCCCACCCCAGTTCACCTCCGTCACCCCGCACATCACCACGCTGCTGGTGCTGTCCTTGGCGGCTCAGCGGCTCCGCCCGCCCGCCGCCAACGGTGTGTCGTACCGCAGGGGGCAGGCGAAGTGA
- a CDS encoding thymidine phosphorylase yields the protein MDAIDVIVTKRDGRELSVEQIDWVIDAYTKGVVADEQMSSLAMAILLNGMTRREIGEWTQAMIRSGARMDWSALPGRTTDKHSTGGVGDKITLPLAPLVAACGGYVPQLSGRGLGHTGGTLDKLESIPGWRASLSNQEMLDVLGEAGAVICAAGDGLAPADKKLYALRDVTGTVESIPLIASSIMSKKIAEGTGALVLDVKVGSGAFMKTVERARELATTMVELGTDAGVETVALLTAMDRPLGRAVGNALEVAESVEVLAGGGPDDVVELTVRLAREMLQAAGLSGGKDPEQALKDGSAMDVWRRMISAQGGDPDALLPKAAETLEITAPSSGVLAGLDAYGVGLAAWRLGAGRERKEDPVSFGAGIMLHARPGDLVREGQPLMTLHADETSRFERALAALEGAYVIGETADPGLLPLVIDRITA from the coding sequence ATGGACGCGATCGACGTCATCGTCACCAAGCGGGACGGCCGGGAGCTGTCCGTCGAGCAGATCGACTGGGTGATCGACGCCTACACCAAGGGTGTCGTCGCCGACGAGCAGATGTCCTCCCTTGCGATGGCGATCCTGCTCAACGGCATGACCCGGCGGGAGATCGGCGAGTGGACCCAGGCCATGATCCGGTCCGGGGCCCGGATGGACTGGTCGGCGCTGCCCGGCCGTACCACCGACAAGCACTCCACCGGCGGTGTCGGCGACAAGATCACGCTGCCGCTGGCCCCGCTGGTCGCCGCGTGCGGCGGCTACGTGCCCCAGCTCTCCGGCCGGGGACTCGGCCACACCGGCGGCACCCTGGACAAACTGGAGTCCATTCCGGGCTGGCGGGCGTCCCTGTCCAACCAGGAGATGCTCGACGTGCTCGGCGAGGCCGGCGCGGTCATCTGCGCGGCGGGTGACGGGCTGGCCCCGGCCGACAAGAAGCTCTACGCGCTGCGCGACGTCACCGGCACCGTCGAGTCGATCCCGCTGATCGCCTCCTCGATCATGTCGAAGAAGATCGCGGAGGGCACCGGGGCGCTGGTGCTGGACGTCAAGGTCGGCTCCGGGGCCTTCATGAAGACCGTGGAGCGGGCCCGCGAGCTGGCCACGACCATGGTCGAGCTGGGCACCGACGCCGGTGTCGAGACCGTCGCGCTGCTCACCGCCATGGACCGGCCGCTGGGCCGCGCCGTGGGCAACGCCCTGGAGGTCGCCGAGTCCGTCGAGGTGCTCGCCGGCGGCGGGCCCGACGACGTGGTCGAGCTGACCGTACGGCTGGCGCGCGAGATGCTGCAGGCCGCGGGCCTGTCCGGGGGCAAGGACCCGGAGCAGGCGCTGAAGGACGGTTCGGCGATGGACGTCTGGCGCCGGATGATCAGCGCGCAGGGCGGCGACCCGGATGCCCTGCTGCCGAAGGCCGCCGAGACCCTGGAGATCACCGCGCCCTCGTCCGGGGTGCTGGCCGGACTCGACGCGTACGGCGTGGGCCTGGCCGCCTGGCGGCTCGGCGCGGGCCGGGAGCGCAAGGAGGACCCGGTGTCCTTCGGCGCGGGCATCATGCTGCACGCCAGGCCGGGCGACCTGGTCCGCGAGGGGCAGCCGCTGATGACCCTGCACGCCGACGAGACGTCCCGCTTCGAGCGGGCGCTCGCCGCACTGGAGGGCGCCTACGTGATCGGCGAGACCGCCGACCCCGGCCTGCTCCCGCTGGTGATCGACCGCATCACCGCCTGA
- a CDS encoding amidohydrolase: protein MRGRNFRGELDTFLAGREQELIDFRRDLHMHPELAFAEYRTTQRVADRLTAAGLVPSILPRGTGLICEVGSGDGPTVALRADIDALPVPDEKDVPYSSTVPGVCHACGHDVHTTILVGTALFLAQQAAAGLLPGRVRLIFQPAEELPGGALEVMASGGISGVDRIFGLHCDPRVDVGKVGLKTGPITSACDRVSIRVSGPGGHTARPHLTADLVFALAKILTELPAGLSRRVDPRSSLSLVWGRVEAGSVANAIPDDGVAEGTVRCLDEDAWHAAPDLIKELLDSVAGAYGVEARMDYARGVPPVVNDEVSVQMLTEAAVGVLGEGAPVPTQQSLGGEDFGWYLESIPGAYARLGTRKPGSVHLADIHQGTFDVDETCIGTGVRFLAATALTALWEGRRLSSPEPVAGIAML, encoded by the coding sequence ATGCGGGGGCGTAATTTTCGGGGAGAACTCGACACGTTCCTCGCCGGGCGTGAGCAGGAACTGATCGACTTCCGTCGTGACCTGCACATGCACCCCGAGCTCGCGTTCGCCGAATACCGCACGACGCAGCGCGTCGCCGACCGCCTGACGGCCGCCGGTCTCGTGCCCTCGATCCTGCCGCGTGGCACCGGCCTGATCTGCGAGGTCGGCAGCGGTGACGGGCCGACCGTGGCGCTGCGGGCCGACATCGACGCGCTGCCCGTGCCGGACGAGAAGGACGTGCCCTACAGCTCCACCGTCCCCGGCGTCTGCCACGCCTGCGGTCACGACGTGCACACCACCATCCTGGTCGGCACCGCGCTCTTCCTCGCCCAGCAGGCGGCGGCCGGGCTGCTGCCCGGCCGGGTCCGGCTGATCTTCCAGCCCGCCGAGGAGCTTCCCGGCGGGGCGCTGGAGGTCATGGCCTCGGGCGGCATCAGCGGCGTCGACCGGATCTTCGGCCTGCACTGCGACCCCCGGGTGGACGTCGGCAAGGTGGGCCTGAAGACCGGGCCGATCACCTCCGCCTGCGACAGGGTCTCGATCCGGGTGAGCGGCCCCGGCGGGCACACCGCCCGGCCCCATCTCACCGCCGATCTGGTCTTCGCCCTCGCCAAGATCCTCACGGAGCTGCCGGCCGGGCTCTCGCGCCGGGTGGACCCGCGCTCGTCGCTGAGCCTGGTCTGGGGCCGGGTCGAGGCGGGCTCGGTGGCCAACGCGATCCCGGACGACGGGGTCGCCGAGGGCACCGTGCGCTGCCTGGACGAGGATGCCTGGCACGCGGCCCCCGACCTGATCAAGGAGCTGCTCGACTCGGTCGCGGGTGCCTACGGCGTCGAGGCCCGGATGGACTACGCCCGCGGCGTGCCGCCGGTGGTCAACGACGAGGTCAGCGTGCAGATGCTGACCGAGGCCGCGGTGGGCGTGCTCGGTGAGGGTGCTCCCGTGCCGACGCAGCAGAGCCTCGGCGGCGAGGACTTCGGCTGGTACCTGGAGTCCATCCCCGGGGCCTATGCCCGGCTGGGCACCCGCAAGCCGGGCTCGGTCCACCTGGCCGACATCCACCAGGGCACCTTCGACGTGGACGAGACCTGCATCGGCACCGGCGTGCGGTTCCTGGCGGCGACCGCGCTGACCGCTCTCTGGGAGGGGCGGCGTCTCAGCTCGCCCGAACCGGTCGCGGGCATCGCGATGCTCTGA